The Oryza glaberrima chromosome 9, OglaRS2, whole genome shotgun sequence genome includes a window with the following:
- the LOC127785269 gene encoding uncharacterized protein LOC127785269, with amino-acid sequence MEPKGKDCSNKTRSGKAMVRRRSNSKSAAVSPTTLGDLPDKLLEHILVRVASPVWLARAAGTCKRWRRLLANDNFPFHMDRRLPNPVAGLYHCSRRRPDGRGRSSRPITFVPSSSAAALGVDARRHFSLDFLPGGLSSWELVDSHGSLLLLAATSSTRRRGHRRRLFPDLVVCEPVTRRYKLIPRMEEMKHQRCLGVFLQGYPTRTSSNRSSIMSSLRVICVVYIEYSGVSDGMGTVRACVFDPNGSNSWKPRPRSACWYMFKPTWNMAWRGLHLRGSEHARLLGHVAGAVFWAIGGDDALLVLDKRRTELEVLRLPGSVRASELRAIVDGGNGDNDGKLRAVCLDEENVVRVFATWRGEHSNGEWVLQKSLRLEESTMGLAGYKAGYFRGGAAMVVAAASAGSVVLAPVEDMTWMFSVDLETMEIAECEEVSVAVYPCELPWRPTLRACVTRCERRGRGRCSHICICDDA; translated from the coding sequence ATGGAGCCAAAGGGGAAAGATTGCAGCAACAAGACTAGAAGCGGAAAGGCAAtggtgaggaggaggtcgaACTCGAAGTCGGCGGCCGTGTCGCCGACGACGCTGGGTGACCTCCCCGACAAGCTCCTCGAGCACATCCTCGTCcgcgtcgcgtcgccggtcTGGCTCGCCCGCGCCGCAGGGACGTGCAAGCGATGGCGCCGCCTACTCGCCAACGACAACTTTCCGTTTCATATGGATCGCCGGCTCCCGAATCCGGTTGCCGGCCTCTACCATtgttctcgccgccggcccgaCGGCCGCGGCCGCAGCAGCCGGCCGATCACCTTCGTCCcctcctcgtcggccgccgcgctTGGCGTCGACGCGCGCCGCCACTTCTCCCTCGACTTCCTCCCCGGCGGCCTCTCCTCCTGGGAGCTCGTGGACAGCCACGggagcctcctcctcctcgccgcaaCCAGCTCGACAcggcgccgcggccaccgccgccgcctcttccccGACCTCGTCGTCTGCGAGCCGGTGACGCGGCGGTACAAACTGATCCCTCGCATGGAGGAGATGAAGCACCAGCGCTGCCTCGGCGTGTTCCTGCAAGGCTACCCCACGAGGACCAGCAGCAACAGGAGCAGCATCATGTCAAGCTTACGGGTGATCTGCGTGGTGTACATCGAGTACAGCGGCGTGTCCGATGGCATGGGCACTGTCAGGGCCTGTGTGTTCGACCCGAACGGGAGCAACAGCTGGAAACCGAGGCCACGCAGCGCCTGCTGGTACATGTTCAAACCTACCTGGAACATGGCATGGCgtggcctacatctccggggctcTGAACACGCGCGCCTTCTCGGCCACGTGGCGGGCGCCGTGTTCTGGGCCATTGGAGGTGATGACGCCTTGCTAGTCCTCGACAAGCGGAGGACCGAGCTCGAGGTCCTCCGCTTACCGGGCAGTGTCCGAGCTTCGGAGCTCCGAGCGATCGTCGATGGTGGCAATGGTGACAACGATGGCAAGTTGCGTGCTGTATGTTTGGATGAGGAAAATGTCGTGAGGGTGTTTGCGACATGGCGTGGTGAGCATAGCAACGGCGAGTGGGTGCTTCAGAAGAGTCTCAGGTTAGAGGAGTCCACCATGGGATTGGCAGGGTACAAGGCTGGATACtttcgcggcggcgccgccatggttgtcgcggcggcgagcgccggaTCGGTTGTGTTGGCTCCGGTGGAAGATATGACTTGGATGTTCTCCGTCGACCTTGAGACCATGGAGATAGCTGAATGCGAGGAGGTGAGCGTGGCTGTTTATCCTTGTGAGCTGCCATGGCGGCCTACGCTGCGAGCTTGTGTAACGCGTTGTGAGAGACGGGGCCGAGGTCGTTGCTCTCACATATGTATTTGTGACGATGCTTAA